A stretch of Gossypium hirsutum isolate 1008001.06 chromosome A06, Gossypium_hirsutum_v2.1, whole genome shotgun sequence DNA encodes these proteins:
- the LOC107962684 gene encoding histone acetyltransferase type B catalytic subunit isoform X2, which produces MNVSKKEEVGTSDGYRISPVDLNSFFEEDEKIYGYQGLKITIWISSISFHAYADITFQSTSDGGKGITDLKSALEKIFGETLLENKNDFLQTFSTENNFISSVVSNEEKLQTKASNGHTTHFNGSSEAAFSDLEVVRLMMSNLAAGHLYSRVVPLVLLLVDGSNPIDVTDPSWELYLLTRKKTDQPANTQHILLGFAALYRFYRYPDGSRLRLSQILVLPPYQHKGYGSYLVEVLSNVAISENVYDLTVEEPQEYFQHVRTSFDVKRLLAFEPAQSAVKSAVLHLKQGKLSKKTQVPRFLPSADVVDKVRKTLKINKKQFLQCWEILIYLGLDPIEKHMEDYVTIICNRVKDDILGKDSETAGKEVIEVPSAHDEETSFVMFRLQNSKAGGIQMDEDQTKTQEQQLQQLVDERIKEVKLIAQKVSHKHV; this is translated from the exons ATGAATG TTTCTAAGAAAGAGGAAGTCGGAACTTCAGATGGTTACCGTATCAGCCCTGTTGATTTGAACAgcttttttgaagaagatgagaagaTATACGGTTACCAAGGGTTAAAG ATAACCATCTGGATAAGCAGCATTTCTTTTCATGCCTATGCTGATATTACCTTCCAAAGCACATCTGAT GGGGGCAAAGGGATTACAGACCTGAAATCTGCTCTTGAG AAAATTTTTGGTGAGACTCTTTTGGAGAACAAAAATGACTTCCTGCAAACCTTTTCAACTGAGAATAATTTCATTAG TTCTGTTGTTTCCAATGAAGAGAAGTTGCAAACCAAAGCCTCCAATGGCCATACAACTCATTTTAATGGCAGTTCAGAAGCAGCGTTTTCTGATCTGGAG GTTGTTCGCCTGATGATGAGCAATTTGGCTGCTGGTCATCTTTATAGTCGCGTGGTACCTCTTGTTCTTCTTCTTGTTGATG GTAGCAATCCTATTGATGTAACTGATCCAAGCTGGGAGTTATATCTCTTGACTCGGAAGAAAACTGATCAGCCCGCGAACACTCAGCATATATTGCTTGGTTTTGCAGCGCTCTATCGTTTTTATCGTTACCCTGATGGTTCACGCTTGCGACTCAGCCAG ATTTTGGTATTGCCTCCTTACCAGCACAAGGGTTATGGCAGCTACCTTGTGGAGGTGCTGAGCAATGTTGCAATATCTGAAAACGTTTATGACTTGACAGTTGAAGAGCCTCAAGAGTACTTCCAACATGTGCGCACCAGTTTTGATGTAAAACGACTGCTAGCTTTTGAACCGGCCCAGAGTGCTGTTAAATCAGCTGTCTTGCATCTTAAGCAAGGGAAATTGTCAAAAAAAACCCAGGTTCCTAGATTCTTGCCATCTGCCGATGTTGTTGACAAAGTCaggaaaactttgaaaattaaCAAGAAACAGTTTCTTCAGTGTTGGGAGATTTTGATATATCTTGGCCTTGATCCTATAGAGAAGCACATGGAAGActatgtaacaataatttgcaaTAGGGTGAAGGATGATATACTAGGTAAAGATTCTGAGACAGCAGGAAAGGAAGTAATTGAGGTCCCAAGTGCTCATGACGAGGAGACGTCATTTGTCATGTTCAGGTTGCAGAACAGCAAGGCTGGGGGTATTCAAATGGATGAAGATCAGACAAAAACCCAAGAACAGCAGCTGCAGCAGTTGGTCGACGAGAGAATCAAGGAGGTGAAGTTAATTGCACAAAAGGTGTCTCACAAACATGTATGA
- the LOC107962684 gene encoding histone acetyltransferase type B catalytic subunit isoform X1: MGQKQQHPNADPLPEPKKKRRVGFSNIDAGVEPNDCIKIYLVSKKEEVGTSDGYRISPVDLNSFFEEDEKIYGYQGLKITIWISSISFHAYADITFQSTSDGGKGITDLKSALEKIFGETLLENKNDFLQTFSTENNFISSVVSNEEKLQTKASNGHTTHFNGSSEAAFSDLEVVRLMMSNLAAGHLYSRVVPLVLLLVDGSNPIDVTDPSWELYLLTRKKTDQPANTQHILLGFAALYRFYRYPDGSRLRLSQILVLPPYQHKGYGSYLVEVLSNVAISENVYDLTVEEPQEYFQHVRTSFDVKRLLAFEPAQSAVKSAVLHLKQGKLSKKTQVPRFLPSADVVDKVRKTLKINKKQFLQCWEILIYLGLDPIEKHMEDYVTIICNRVKDDILGKDSETAGKEVIEVPSAHDEETSFVMFRLQNSKAGGIQMDEDQTKTQEQQLQQLVDERIKEVKLIAQKVSHKHV; the protein is encoded by the exons ATGGGGCAGAAGCAACAACATCCCAACGCCGATCCTCTCCCCGAACCCAAGAAAAAGCGACGCGTCGGTTTTTCCAACATCG ATGCTGGAGTTGAGCCCAATGACTGCATTAAGATTTACTTGG TTTCTAAGAAAGAGGAAGTCGGAACTTCAGATGGTTACCGTATCAGCCCTGTTGATTTGAACAgcttttttgaagaagatgagaagaTATACGGTTACCAAGGGTTAAAG ATAACCATCTGGATAAGCAGCATTTCTTTTCATGCCTATGCTGATATTACCTTCCAAAGCACATCTGAT GGGGGCAAAGGGATTACAGACCTGAAATCTGCTCTTGAG AAAATTTTTGGTGAGACTCTTTTGGAGAACAAAAATGACTTCCTGCAAACCTTTTCAACTGAGAATAATTTCATTAG TTCTGTTGTTTCCAATGAAGAGAAGTTGCAAACCAAAGCCTCCAATGGCCATACAACTCATTTTAATGGCAGTTCAGAAGCAGCGTTTTCTGATCTGGAG GTTGTTCGCCTGATGATGAGCAATTTGGCTGCTGGTCATCTTTATAGTCGCGTGGTACCTCTTGTTCTTCTTCTTGTTGATG GTAGCAATCCTATTGATGTAACTGATCCAAGCTGGGAGTTATATCTCTTGACTCGGAAGAAAACTGATCAGCCCGCGAACACTCAGCATATATTGCTTGGTTTTGCAGCGCTCTATCGTTTTTATCGTTACCCTGATGGTTCACGCTTGCGACTCAGCCAG ATTTTGGTATTGCCTCCTTACCAGCACAAGGGTTATGGCAGCTACCTTGTGGAGGTGCTGAGCAATGTTGCAATATCTGAAAACGTTTATGACTTGACAGTTGAAGAGCCTCAAGAGTACTTCCAACATGTGCGCACCAGTTTTGATGTAAAACGACTGCTAGCTTTTGAACCGGCCCAGAGTGCTGTTAAATCAGCTGTCTTGCATCTTAAGCAAGGGAAATTGTCAAAAAAAACCCAGGTTCCTAGATTCTTGCCATCTGCCGATGTTGTTGACAAAGTCaggaaaactttgaaaattaaCAAGAAACAGTTTCTTCAGTGTTGGGAGATTTTGATATATCTTGGCCTTGATCCTATAGAGAAGCACATGGAAGActatgtaacaataatttgcaaTAGGGTGAAGGATGATATACTAGGTAAAGATTCTGAGACAGCAGGAAAGGAAGTAATTGAGGTCCCAAGTGCTCATGACGAGGAGACGTCATTTGTCATGTTCAGGTTGCAGAACAGCAAGGCTGGGGGTATTCAAATGGATGAAGATCAGACAAAAACCCAAGAACAGCAGCTGCAGCAGTTGGTCGACGAGAGAATCAAGGAGGTGAAGTTAATTGCACAAAAGGTGTCTCACAAACATGTATGA